The sequence CTTGCCGTAGCTGCGGTCGCCGACCAGCGGATGTCCCGCCTCGGCCAGGTGGACGCGGATCTGGTTCCGGCGGCCGGTGCGCAGGCGGACCGACAGCACCGTGGCGGACGGCAGGCGCTCGGTCACCTGGTACTCGGTGATGGCCTCCTTCCCCTCGCCCGGCCGGCGCGTCGAGCGCACCTTGAGGGTCCTCGGATCCTCCAGAAGACGGCTCTCGAAGCGCCCCTCGTCGGGCTCGACGCGTCCCGCGGCCACCGCGGTGTAGAGGCGCTCGATCGTGCGCGTCTGGAACTGCGCCTCGAGCGCCTCGTAGGCGCGTCGCGATCGGGCGAACAGCAGCAGGCCGCTCGTGTCCCAGTCGAGACGGTGCAGGGCGTACAGCGCCGGTCGGCGCACTCCCCTCGCCCGCTCCGACTCGAGGAGTCGTTCGACCAGGCTGTCCTCCTCCTTGCGCAGCGGGGTCGGGACGCTCAGGAGGCGGGGCTGCTTTTCGACCACCAGCAGGTCGCGCTCCTCGTGGATGACCTTGTACCCGGCGCCGGGGCGGGGCGGCGGCTTGGGCCGGTAGCGGCGGTCGGGATCGACGCGCACCTCGTAACGCTCGCCGGCGGCGACGCGCTGGGCGTACTGGCCGGGGCGGACGCCCCGCACCGCCCCGGCGTCGATGAGCCCGCGCGCGGCGCGGTGCGTGAAGCCGCCGCGATCGTGCAGCACGGCGGGCAGGGTCCGCCCGGCGTCCTCGAGCGGGACCACGATGATGAGGGTGTTCAGGGCGGACGGCACCCGCGCGGTTCAGGACGCGAAGGCCCGCACGGCCTTGGCTTCGTCCTGATGGATGTCGAAGATCAGGTGCAGGGACAGCATCGAGAGCACGTTGTACACGGTCTGGTTCGGCATCAGGAGCTTCACGTCCCCCTTCTTCTCGACGGCCCGCTTCTTGGCGGCCACGAGCTCGCCGATGCCGGCGCTGTCCACGTACTCGACGCCCTTGAGGCTGACGACGATCTTGTTGTGCCCCTCGTCGATCAGCCCCTTCGTGGTCTTTCCAAGCGTGTCCACCGGCTCACCAAGCACGAGCTTGCCGCTCAGTTCGAGGATGCGCACGTCTCCTGAATCCCGGGTCTTCAGCTTCATGACTCTCTCCTCCAGCGTGCCGGTGACATCCGGCCTGATGGCCCGAGCATTCTAAGGCAGCCGGGCCGCGCCGGTGTAAAGTATCGCGCGGCGGCGCGGGTCCGCCGCACCGGAGGAGGCCGGGGCATGGAGCTTGCGGGAGCGAGACAGCGCGGCCTCCCGGTTGCGGGTCTCGGGGTCCTCGTCCTGGCTGCCGGGGCGCTCGGCGCCGCCGGCTGCCGGGCGCCCGCCGCCGGCGGCACCGCCTCGCCGCCGAATCCCTTCGCGGCGGACGTGCTCTGGGACGACGGGCGCGCCGAGATCGACGCGTACGAAGCCACGATCAAGCGATACGGGATCCTCCGACCGCTCACCGCCTACCTCGTCGTGGTCAAGGAAGACCTCTCGAAGACCCAGCTGGTCAAGGCGGACCCGGGCCACGACCCCGGCGATCTCCGGACCGTCCTGAAGCTGAACCACGTCCTCAACTACCCGACCGGCATCTACTCCTACCACCAGATGGCCTCCTGCTTCTTCGACCGCGGCACGATGGACCTGATGAAGCTGTCGCTGACCTCCAACGAATGGTGCGGCAACACCTACAAGGAATACACGCGGCGGGACGGCCGGGGGACGCTGCACGTGCACACGTACTGGGACAACCAGGCGGAGGCGACCTACGACCTCCCGACCGGCCCGGACGTCGTGTTCTACGACGCCCTGCCGCTGTGGATCCGATCGCTGCCGCAGAGCGCCGGAACGGAGCGCGCGCTCCGCCTGCTGCCGTCGCAGATCGAGAGCAAG is a genomic window of Candidatus Dormiibacterota bacterium containing:
- a CDS encoding RluA family pseudouridine synthase, which gives rise to MPSALNTLIIVVPLEDAGRTLPAVLHDRGGFTHRAARGLIDAGAVRGVRPGQYAQRVAAGERYEVRVDPDRRYRPKPPPRPGAGYKVIHEERDLLVVEKQPRLLSVPTPLRKEEDSLVERLLESERARGVRRPALYALHRLDWDTSGLLLFARSRRAYEALEAQFQTRTIERLYTAVAAGRVEPDEGRFESRLLEDPRTLKVRSTRRPGEGKEAITEYQVTERLPSATVLSVRLRTGRRNQIRVHLAEAGHPLVGDRSYGKATPLIGRTALHARTLRFIHPVTRKQVAFQSPLPRDMRRLIKTLRGGVAAGKS
- a CDS encoding STAS domain-containing protein, producing MKLKTRDSGDVRILELSGKLVLGEPVDTLGKTTKGLIDEGHNKIVVSLKGVEYVDSAGIGELVAAKKRAVEKKGDVKLLMPNQTVYNVLSMLSLHLIFDIHQDEAKAVRAFAS